In Candidatus Manganitrophus noduliformans, the genomic stretch GCCTGGATCACCTGGGGTCCAAACGTTGGTTGGGAGCTTCTAGAGCCGGAGATTCTGATTCGTGCGGCGGTCTCGGTACGATATACGTGGCCCGATTTAGGTCCCGATACCGCACTTGTTGTAGACCTTCACAGCCATGGAATCGGATCCGCATTCTTCTCCCCAACCGATGATCAATCCGATCTGGGCTTCCCCCATTACTCGTTGGTTTTGGGCCGCTGCGGCAGGGGAAGGCCGCTCACTCAGCTTGATTGCAAGCTGCGGCTCTGTCTTGCGGGCTACTATTTCGACGAGCTGGTCCCTTGGATCCATACCTGATTTGGAGAGACCCGTGCGGCATTATGTCGGTTTCAACAACAACTTGCGGCCGGTGGAGATCCATCTGGTCGGCTGCGGGGGGACAGGGAGCGCCCTCGCCGT encodes the following:
- a CDS encoding PRTRC system protein A is translated as MNAKDEILQTRLPTVMVPVFEPLPVLKAGETRLLMAEDGLWIEAEGDFGHFRRPLWKSRRKLPYGQVEIASELRCGPIPRKLVERFAELANEWTEWGCETAAWITWGPNVGWELLEPEILIRAAVSVRYTWPDLGPDTALVVDLHSHGIGSAFFSPTDDQSDLGFPHYSLVLGRCGRGRPLTQLDCKLRLCLAGYYFDELVPWIHT